In Zygosaccharomyces rouxii strain CBS732 chromosome E complete sequence, the DNA window TCTCATGGCATTGGAATGCATCGATTGATCCACATAAATCTCGTCAATGTTAAAGAtacttctttttctcttatCAGACTCATGTGATTCGTTCATTTCGGTTTCATCTTGAATTATTTAAACCTTCAGGATTGATTAACCGATCTTTGAATATAACTATCTGCGACGAAATCCCCCTATCCTGCATATGACACAATTACCCCAATTTCATTCCTCCTTACCTTCTTCTCAATGATTAGCTTATGCAGGACTTCAACAACCCAGATGTACTCATACCTGTTTAGGTAGGTTGTATTTTACAAATACAACCTTTCGATGTGCTGAAACTTCGTGTTCTGAACCTTAGCAACATCGATAAAAATAGAGTGGCTATTCAATACTTTACCAAATATTTAGTTCTTCAATAATGTCATCTTTTACTTTCCCTCCGTAAAAGTAAGATTTGGGGAACTCACTAATCTTCAGATGCATTTAATTCTGGGTATCCATTATCTGAAAATTGATTATGGGACAAGTCCTCATTGTCTTCTCGAGCAAAGACATCTTGAATTCGAGGATATCTGCAAAACACGATAATTGCTTATTAGCACCAACAAACACTACCTTTTTCACACCTGGTAGTCTCAATGGAATCATGGTTTTAGACTCAGAAGATTGCGTATATTCATCCATAATTACTACAGGAATCCGATCAACGTACCTCGAGCAATAACCACCAGCAATCACGTTTGTTGTGGGAGATAAACGTGGAACTagcaatcttttcaataatttccAATAATTTTCTTTCGTTGTTATTTGTAACTTTCCAGCCTCTAGCGCGCACCTTGCTAGCAATATGTTTAACCTTTTGTGGAAGGTTTTTATAAATGATGTTGCGAAAACATATACTTCCAAGCGAGTGCTTAAGCTTACATTTCCTGGCTTTACTTTCTGAAGTTATTCTTCATATATTAATACCTCTCTTATTTCCATGAAATCTTCTTACAATGTTATCAATTGGGATGTTGGATGTCTCCACGCAGAAAAGAGGAACAGTTTGAAAATACTCAACTAATTGCGCAATTAATTTTCTGATAACGGATGTCTGTCCTACATCTCGAGGCTCTCGAATAAATGTAATAGCATGTTCGATTGCCCTTTCTTGTGATAtatttagatttttttttttttttttattattattattattaggCTTAACCCATGGATCTAAtatttcatctttaagGAATTCTTTACCCAAGAAGAGATTAACAAATCGACTGTCAATATTTTTTAATCCATGAAAATTCCTATTAATTCCTGTTGAACATcgtaaaatctttaatggTTCACTTGTACTgaaaattggtaatttgcGGGCTTTCCAATTATGGGCTTTCAAAACTAAAATCACAGTATAATGGTCATCCGATTCTGGATCGTATCCTTAGATATCATCGTAAAAATCGATGCAAATGCTTTTCATGCCAGCGTACCATACTTGAAATTCATCCTTATTCATGAAAATAATGGTCTGTCCGCAGAAAAACAGATATCTGTTATATCGAACCATCTTCGCAGGAAcccttttttttaattttcttgCTATTTTGTGTATCGATTTGTATTTCAATATACTCACTTGTATTTCCCGCTGAAAggatattgaaattttgtatGATGCCATCAGATAGTTTCTGTTGCGAATATAATGCGAAAGAGAAATAATTTTTCGTTCTTCCCAATATATGATGCCTCGATTTTTTGCGAGATCTTCTAGTTAATTTTCCAACACTCCCTGGATACTTTTCAAGTTTTTAAGATAATTCAACTTCCTTCACGCGGTATAATTCCTTATATTTAGATACTTCTTAATCGGTTGTTTTTGAGTCATCTTTGTAGTTTCTATTCTTTGGGTGACATTTTCCGCCTCATAAAAATCCTGGGATTTCCCATTCTAAGAACGTTTTCCGTATTaatatttccaaattatGATATCTTCCTCAAGTTTCACATTTGTCCCTTTCTGTTGCTTTAGTTTTTCCAGTTTACCTTGTAGATCGTGAACCAGAGGACCTATTTGCACGTTAAATTTATAAGATTGTTGAGGTTCTTCATGTTAatcatcttctttctcttttttctcttctgAAACTTCCATGAGTTTAACGATTTCGTCAATGGCGGCTTCTCTtgcatttttgattttttgaaagtcTGAAAATCAGTCTTCTTCGTCGAGACCCAAGCAAAGTTCAACAAACTTCTCATAGAGTTGTGAAATAAATTCATCGCTTTCATCCAGTGAATTTCTGATTAAGTAGTCACACAGTACACTTGCATTTGGATATTCACATGTGGTTGATTTGTGCATCCATTATCATCACAGTAACCGTTCTTAATTCTGGTGCAATCTTGCCAGTTTTTCGGTAAATTCCCAATGGACATTGAATACATTACTCCAGATTCTATGTCTGTCAATCCTTGTCCCTGCACAAGATCTGCAATGTAGGGAAAGCACCCGATTGTTGTACCCGATTACTTGTAATTCCTAAATATCTGAATTTTTGCAGTCCTCGCAACTGAGTAATTGCTCATTTTCCTTATCTAACACATATCCATGATCGCGAAAGGAAACACGATCAGCcatatcttcaaattcatgCACACTTTCGCATATTTAACATTGAAAATTAGatattttggaaaaatgtGATCTATTAGAATGAATAGTTTGAGAAACGGAGAGTTTTGGAGCATATCAAATAATGGTACTCAAATCCTTAAACCATTTCATATAAGATCCGTTCCTTTTTGTTGATTACTGACCACTTCGTTAACGGAATTGTAACTTGGTAAGCTCGCCAAGTAAAGTAAAGTTGATGAGATAAATCAAAGATATCTCGTAGAAATCCAGAAGGATGCACCATAAAAGCCGGTGTAGATAATGTATTCTAACCAACCGTTTGCGAGTTTCATTTCGTATTGATCAACTccttcaaaattttttgcTAGAAAAAGTGACACTGACGAAAGCCTATCTCCTTAAGTAAATGAAATGATTACAACTGGATTGGTTACTTTGATGGGGGTTGGAAGATAAGAGATTAAGGAATTTCTCATCACCAGGCCAACGCGCCGGCTCGGATTGGATGTCgggttttgaaaaagtttAGAAGATCTAGCAGGACACTTTAATGCATTAGACTACATGGGAATTATCATAACCCTTTTGTATTTGGCAAAGTTAATGGAAATCAACTTGTAAAAGTATGTCTGCATTTTCGGAAAAAGACTTCGACGCAAAAAGCTATTCGAGCAGCAGACCTTCTTATCCAGACGAATTCTACCGAGTTATAGATGAATACCATGTGGGAGCTCGCAATCGATTGATAGACGTTGGATGTGGCCCTGGCGTTGCAACGTTCCAATTAGCTGATAAGCTGAAGCCatttaatcaaatttttggtaCTGATATTTCCAATACAATGGTAGAAAGGGCTAGGGGACGTAAGGGAGAgaattttgagaaatatGAAGGGGTAAACTTTGAAGTATCACCTGGAGATGATTTCAGCTTTCTGAAAGGACCTGATAATAAATGTGATATGGTAACAGCTGTACAATGTGTTCATTGGTTAGATTTTGACAGTTTTCAGAAATCTGTTGCCGCAGTTCTCCGTGAAGGTGGAACTTTCGTCATTTGGGGTTATGCGGACCCCATCTTTCCCGAATACCCAAAATTAGATGCCTTACTCGATGATTTCAGTTATGGACCAGATCATCTAGGTCCTTATTGGGAATCGGGACGTCAGATCTTGAGAAATCTACTGAGAGATCTTCATTTAAACACTGAACTTTTCACAGATTTTCAAGAAGCATGTTTCAATATTGACTACATTAGATCTAACCAGACTGACCCTCTTCTCATAAAAAGGACCATTACTTTAGcccaatttcaagattACCTAAAAACCTGGAGCGCCTTCcattcttggaaaaagaGTCATTCACAGGAGAGAGACATCACAGAGGGTTTTGTGGATCGTGTTCAGCAACTATACCCTCATTTGACAAAGcgatcaaaatttcaagtgGTCTGGAAATCCTTCTACAAATTGTGCCGAAAATTGTGAAACTCTGAGACGTTCCAGTAATAGTTTGGATGACGGTTTGCGGAAGTGGACCTCTGCAAAAATAGCATATATCTGTCTTGTGACCTTTAATGTCTTTTTTAGGTACCTACGGTGAATTGATGTACGGAAAATTTCATCCGAGTAGGTCGAAGTTTGGGTGGCAGGCAGTCAGTTTATCTCGCCAACTAACATCAGAGATACTTCACTATTTCTAGGTCGTTTTAGAATAGTTTGACTAGGAGGTAAAATAAGATATTGAGTGTGAACTCACTTCCGCTAAGTTTAATAGGTACAGATAGACAGGCATTGACTGTTTCAGTCGTATATCGTACGGTTAAGTATGCTATGGGCGGTAAAAATTCTCAAGGGGACCGAGGTCAAAAGTTTCGACATCATAAGGCGGTGATGTTTTCTCAGATTGTGTTTTGTTCAGAAGCATGAACATAAATCTTAAACTAGTGATCAACTAATGCAGTGATCTAtactttggaaaataatttgaaattgtagCTTAAAGTGCTATAACATACAATTTTCAATGTACCAATTAGTGTTAAGGGTGTTATATGCGCTAGTAGCGTTCTTGAGAGGGCTACGATCCATATTTTTGTCAATTGAAGGATGTTACTCTAGTTTGACATCTTTTGCATTGAAAGAATGCCACAGCCGTTTAATGGCGCTATAGTTCCTTCTTTCAATCAGATGCCGAATAACGTTGTAGTAAAATCGTTTATCATGCCAAGTTGCTAGGAGCTACACTAGATTAGCCATTGATGAGACACTGCTTTCTTGGTAAAATATTTCAGCTAGCACAATCATTAATGTATTGCAGTTTTCGCTCAACCAGTATCTTGTAATCTTCCATGCATTTAATCACACggcaaaaaaaaaaaaaaaaaaaaaaaaaaaaaaaaaaaaaaaaaaataaccATGCTTCTTAAAGCTTTATTGAAAGCAACGTATCTTATTCTCCTCCATCCTTCAAGGCTTGAAATGTACTAATTTACTGGCCGAAGACATCTCTCTCAATCCTTCCCTCAGCTCGGGGAAATTGCATTCCCATAGCACAACTCCAAAAGATTGAGATGAAGAAACATGCACAATCGTGAGGCCACAAGAATACTCAAAATATAATGGGATAACAGAACCAAGCTTCAGTTTTGACTGGTTAAAAAACTTACTAAGCATACACATACCATCATCTGCTTGCAAACTTAACGAGCCTTGTAGAAATTGTTCCGGGGCTATAACTTTATAAGAgttattaatattttttattatgtCAAAATGCTCACTGAAGTCAGCACGACAGCTTCGTGGGTTGATGGTTCGCAACGCAAATAATCTACAGCGGTACACTGTGCTGGAAGTTAAACGAGGTTGATATACCTTTACTTGCACTAGGAACAGGCGCTTGGTGAAGTaggaaggaaaagaaaaaagaagcaGGTTGAGCCCTAATTATTGAGTTCTCGAGAAACTTAGGGTACGTGCCTTCCGTTTCCCCGCGAatcattcaaaatttccCCCACTCTGTTAATCCTCTTCGCCCACTCCGCCATTTTACAGCATGCCCCTATAGTAGCGGTTCATGCCGTGTTTCAATTGAGTGTAGGAACTAGTCACAAAGAAGGGAGTTGCATTAATTCTCATCACTGAATTCATAGCAATTTGACCCGGAAACCGCTCAACTGAGCTTGAGAGCCCTGATTCTTGTCAACCATACTGCGTATGTCAAACGTGAACAACGTTGCCATACATCAGATCTTGGTATGATCATTGGCTGTTTGGAGAAACCAGCTCGGGAAGTACAGCTCGTAGACACCTGTTCCACTTTAAGTTCGGCTCTGTTCTACGTTGTGGTACTTTCTTTTAATCGCCTTTAATCGCGGGGTAGTCTCCATGGTTTCTAGATTTTTGCCTCATTAGGATAAATGCAGATAACGTAAGTAGTGCCTGTAGCGGTTGTCTGGCTTCCGTGTGTACTAGATTGTCTGTTTATGTGTCTAGGAACTTGCTAGGTACCGTGTCTCTACAGTATTTGTTAGTGTTAGCTTGTTGGTATCGGCCCCGGATTTTCAGGTGCAGACGCTACGCAAAAGTCTAACTTGTTGGAGTCATGAAGTTTGACGTTTACAACCATTGTTCCCGCTTACAGTTTTATCTCCGTACCCCTCCCATTATATTTGTAATATATAAGCAAAcaaaaagtaaaaaaaaacatCTTCAATTATCCTGATATCATTTAAGTTCGTTCTATACTTTTTTTAAAACCTATATAGTTAATTTATTATCATATGCTTTACACCGTTCGTTAGacagaaagaaaaatataAAGTTAATAGTGTTAGTAATTCAGATGGAATTGTGGTATGAAGGCCATCGTTACGAATTTATAAGATCCATTCTCGTTTGTTAATTATAAtaacagaaaaaaagacaaaTGAAAACAGAAATGTtatgaaatgaaatgaaatgaaaatgaCAACGTTCATGCACGACCAGTATGGCCATGTAATTCACTTTCAGAAACGGTATCTGAGTGTTCTTCCACGCTACGAGATACTCCAGCATGGTTATCTACCTTTTCGGAAGGTGATAGGGAATCAGTCTCTCTAGCAGTCTCTGGAGAATCAGATTCACGAGAACCTTCGTTCTTTTCGAATAACTGGTTGTTGTTAGCATTTTCAACGTGAGCATCATCTTGCAAAGATCTGCCTCCTCCAGTACTTGAGCTACTTTGCTGTTCAGCAAtttcgtcatcttcatcgtcttcttcaccatGGTACACAATAGCACGCTTAGATCTGGCACGGATTGCAGGACCAAATTTGTAAAGGACGAAGGGCAACAATGTCAAACCGAAAGCCACGAGACTACACAACAGGCCGGCCCATTGACTGTGCATGTTTAAGAACATGTACTTACCAAACAATGGTGAAACGGCACCTAAAGTATTACGCATGAAACCTTGACCTGCAATGGCGGAAGAAGCATCAGGACCATAACAATCCGAAGTGTAGGAATAACAGGAttcgaagatgaagaagataccGAGAGAGATGCATGCCAAACCGATGTTAGGACCGATCCAGTGCAACCAGTGGTATTGAGTGAAAGAGTAGATCATAAGACCAATAGG includes these proteins:
- a CDS encoding class I SAM-dependent methyltransferase (similar to uniprot|P32643 Saccharomyces cerevisiae YER175C TMT1 Trans-aconitate methyltransferase) codes for the protein MSAFSEKDFDAKSYSSSRPSYPDEFYRVIDEYHVGARNRLIDVGCGPGVATFQLADKLKPFNQIFGTDISNTMVERARGRKGENFEKYEGVNFEVSPGDDFSFLKGPDNKCDMVTAVQCVHWLDFDSFQKSVAAVLREGGTFVIWGYADPIFPEYPKLDALLDDFSYGPDHLGPYWESGRQILRNLLRDLHLNTELFTDFQEACFNIDYIRSNQTDPLLIKRTITLAQFQDYLKTWSAFHSWKKSHSQERDITEGFVDRVQQLYPHLTKRSKFQVVWKSFYKLCRKL